The proteins below are encoded in one region of Oncorhynchus kisutch isolate 150728-3 linkage group LG14, Okis_V2, whole genome shotgun sequence:
- the znf106a gene encoding zinc finger protein 106 isoform X3, which translates to MGRERKCILCQIVYSSKQEMDEHMKSMLHHRELENLKGRDCGHECPVCRVTVVSLTDYANHISSRVHKQRVETAEREGAGNDQEEEYFDKDLIKLIETRKEVIRREEEAAAKRAREEEAQRREEEESRKRQQQIQKWSEARQYFCQKGALWDWRYPNKTPPTPPPPRKCKGPAWQEQGGWDCSSTPAGCRGPWETQEDIRFNWYDRKQGRSATWHAQEPPNVYKWSAGQRGSGSLHSREGTNKRWQQEEYLHPPAQQQSGGREPWQQNSGGGGATGLYGSSRGGHGLPGVLADRVMTEGPSSTESLHRMDFTSDQLDPVGSFDQLHRYARFEPQDDGRKGGHQNMAQEEPAGGAEHDRKSGMGPKAFGSNPKLDKACRWSPYPSHKETHPHPHPSEKHPKGPPPPPTFQTPQTPLGQGRDRDLRPRRDITLDLHRSSGLKPTQSRQDLRAGQQRAAQQQRSPDHSVEGREPRKLRDISTRISSSDNSNSLRTDRQTTSSSSGSTSTRQRAAKPSECLEKGLSSSSTTSLKTHLGRASSPSPTLTSSPKTHLSRASSPTLNLTPNPKTHLSRDSSPSPSTTPRTQLSRASSQDSDQLRLSRHRSQDLGRRQGSKSPQQDQEQLLNEMLRRAKETLLDKRSSVDLSAVNNRTEGQKAVSNDHRIEKKERTMVLHIKEQQQAESSAGVTVVEDNRQKRGKSSRQTRQDRANPAEDRASSRANPAEDRASSRANPAEDRASSRANPAEDRASSRANPAEDRASSRANPAQDRASSRANPAEDRASSRANPAEDRANPAEDRASSRANPAEDRASSRANPAEDRASSRANPAEDRASSRANPAEDRASSRANPAEDRASSRANPAEDRANPAEDRASSRANPAEDRASSRANPAEDRASSRANPAEDRASRRANPAEDRASRRANPAEDRASRRANPAEDRASSRANPAEDRAAASEPLETMMEFVTSPSDNHLSVQSVQVSTSTMESPEGAVLSLSPREEAVGEREEARGLVSGEEAMEVADAGLWSDSDPLRTIDPNLDLHTTSDPSSGSTQTKPTLPLGLKRDLTRHIGSKTKSGSHEPNLNIARRIRNVSGTRRGDAEKDLGLKPTLRQLISSSGSRRCVNWDQVYQEVHRKKQQQGKGMPRFGIEMVSCDQEGEEVPLAEGFQWETLFGLGDSGPAFAPVTPRKRSLSESSVAPDRSTANLSSLFGGQTPGQAIPGERAPGDGAGREVRCSSDQQSSSFFRDLQQPKVEGTPCEDSAQREVQGPLPEGPPGFEPRPDSVIGDSSSGTEQTDTQGARMKRRAAGDIACPEIPHSERKNKRMKVKSKKERLQVDHLLAVSLREEDLSRSLQGVDNSLIQARAALQAAYMEVQRLLVVKQQVSMEMSTLRRKRIELLQGIQGGVESLSLPRVKSCEEEMPLEMPPSLLSPLTEPLVASPNQVPLYLPPCSTPPSLSPSHQTHPQPITQSVVIKQEPLSPGRVTTKTEDAESAVTVHHGSHSTTSDPTPIPTAPHADCAASCQPVRGRKSERHRVSRELSQEGSSLPVGACVEWKDPSAGSPGLVQSGERGVQVTTADRGNFKSHPAPLSGQSSRKSSRAGIQDLETSPVPAPLSGQSSRKSSRAGIQDLETSPVLPLSNAPPQAEVKTIKRVRKLKKKRVLRKAKGEEQQLDNSDTELEAETTFSRPVRLIGTRRKPNGGCRPQVTTSSSTSSPPGTSEDRGERPGPPRSPATRPEERQDDSDSSLEMVVLPHAAPGEVVTIDTSGPEDGDMDICPRPQPAVSPPAPDTLKTEPQKLACNEVTSTSEMDGSSVGKSEVQLPPTSVKLSKTSSDLSLDGSSEPGGEDLPSEGMFEGHQETVNAMQVHMGLLYTCSGDRTVRAFSLVSRECVAVFEGHSTKVNCLLVSSGPGLQQRLYSGSSDQTIRCYNLRSRECVDQFSLPDRVLCLHNRWKVLYAGLANGSVVTFSIKTNKQLDVFECHGPRAVSCLATAQEGARRILLVGSYDSTISIRDAKSGLLLRTLEGHTKTVLCMKVVNDLVFSGSSDQSVHAHNIHTGELVRIYKGHSHAVTVVAILGKVMVTACLDKLVRVYELQSHDRLQVYGGHTDMVMCMAIHKNMIYTGCYDGSVQAVKLNLIQNYHCRWHGCSLI; encoded by the exons gagggaggaggaggctgCAGCAAAGCGTGCCAGAGAGGAGGAGgcgcagaggagagaggaagaggagagtaggAAGCGGCAGCAACAGATCCAGAAGTGGAGTGAGGCACGGCAGTACTTCTGCCAGAAGGGGGCGTTGTGGGACTGGAGATACCCCAACAAAACccctccaacaccaccaccacctcgaAAATGCAAGGGGCCCGCCTGGCAGGAGCAGGGGGGCTGGGACTGCAGCTCTACCCCCGCCGGGTGTCGAGGTCCCTGGGAGACCCAGGAGGACATCAGGTTCAACTGGTACGACAGGAAACAGGGCCGCAGTGCCACCTGGCACGCCCAGGAACCACCCAACGTCTACAAGTGGAGCGCCGGACAGAGAGGCAGTGGCAGCCTGCACAGCAGGGAGGGAACCAATAAGAGATGGCAGCAGGAGGAGTATCTCCACCCCCCAGCACAGCAGCAGAGCGGAGGGAGGGAACCCTGGCAGCAGAACAGCGGAGGAGGAGGTGCCACCGGTCTATACGGCAGCAGCAGAGGGGGTCACGGACTTCCTGGTGTGCTCGCTGACCGTGTCATGACGGAAGGGCCGAGCAGCACGGAGTCACTTCACAGGATGGACTTCACCAGCGACCAGCTGGATCCGGTCGGGTCCTTCGACCAGCTACACAGATACGCTCGCTTCGAACCGCAGGATGACGGCCGGAAGGGTGGACACCAGAACATGGCCCAGGAAGAGCCAGCTGGTGGAGCAGAACACGATCGTAAAAGTGGCATGGGGCCCAAGGCGTTCGGTAGTAATCCTAAACTCGACAAGGCCTGTCGCTGGTCCCCTTATCCGTCCCATAAGGAGACTCACCCTCATCCTCACCCCTCAGAGAAGCACCCAAAgggtcctcctcctcccccaaccTTCCAGACCCCCCAGACCCCCTTGGGCCAGGGCAGAGATAGGGATCTGAGGCCCAGACGTGACATAACGCTGGACCTCCACCGCTCCTCGGGTCTGAAGCCGACTCAATCCAGACAGGACCTGCGAGCAGGCCAGCAGAGAGCAGCGCAGCAGCAGAGGTCTCCTGATCATAGTGTAGAAGGGAGGGAACCCAGGAAGCTTAGAGACATCTCTACAAGGATCAGTAGCAGTGATAACAGCAATAGtttgaggacagacagacaaaccacctcctcttcctctgggtCCACCTCCACCAGACAGAGGGCAGCTAAACCATCAGAGTGCCTTGAGAAAGGCCTGTCCTCCTCTTCGACTACCAGCCTCAAGACCCACCTGGGTAGGgcctccagccccagccccaccCTAACTTCCAGCCCCAAGACCCACCTCAGTAGGGCCTCCAGCCCCACCCTCAATCTAACCCCCAATCCCAAGACTCACCTCAGTAGGgactccagccctagcccctctACCACCCCCAGGACCCAGCTGAGCCGAGCCTCCAGCCAGGACTCGGACCAGCTTAGGTTGTCCAGACACAGAAGCCAGGATTTGGGGAGGAGGCAGGGATCAAAATCCCCCCAGCAGGACCAGGAGCAGCTGCTGAACGAGATGCTGAGGAGAGCCAAGGAGACACTGCTAGACAAGAGGAGCTCCGTGGACCTGTCTGCTGTTAACAACAGGACCGAGGGACAGAAGGCAGTGTCCAACGACCATAGGATAGAGAAAAAGGAGAGGACGATGGTGCTACACATCAAGGAACAACAACAGGCGGAGAGCTCTGCTGGCGTTACGGTCGTAGAAGACaacagacagaagagagggaaGTCGTctagacagaccagacaggacagAGCTAACCCAGCTGAGGACAGAGCTAGCAGCAGAGCTAACCCAGCTGAGGACAGAGCTAGCAGCAGAGCTAACCCAGCTGAGGACAGAGCTAGCAGCAGAGCTAACCCAGCTGAG GACAGAGCTAGCAGCAGAGCTAACCCAGCTGAGGACAGAGCTAGCAGCAGAGCTAACCCAGCTCAGGACAGAGCTAGCAGCAGAGCTAACCCAGCTGAGGACAGAGCTAGCAGCAGAGCTAACCCAGCTGAGGACAGAGCTAACCCAGCTGAGGACAGAGCTAGCAGCAGAGCTAACCCAGCTGAGGACAGAGCTAGCAGCAGAGCTAACCCAGCTGAGGACAGAGCTAGCAGCAGAGCTAACCCAGCTGAGGACAGAGCTAGCAGCAGAGCTAACCCAGCTGAGGACAGAGCTAGCAGCAGAGCTAACCCAGCTGAGGACAGAGCTAGCAGCAGAGCTAACCCAGCTGAGGACAGAGCTAACCCAGCAGAGGACAGAGCTAGCAGCAGAGCTAATCCAGCAGAGGACAGAGCTAGCAGCAGAGCTAACCCAGCTGAGGACAGAGCTAGCAGCAGAGCTAACCCAGCTGAGGACAGAGCTAGCAGAAGAGCTAACCCAGCTGAGGACAGAGCTAGCCGAAGAGCTAACCCAGCTGAGGACAGAGCTAGCAGAAGAGCTAACCCAGCTGAGGACAGAGCTAGCAGCAGAGCTAACCCAGCTGAGGACAGAGCTGCTGCTTCTGAGCCTTTAGAGACCATGATGGAGTTTGTGACGTCTCCCTCAGACAACCACCTGTCTGTTCAGTCTGTCCAGGTCAGCACATCCACCATGGAGTCCCCAGAGGgggctgtgctctctctctctcccagggagGAGgcggtgggggagagggaggaggcgaGGGGCCTGGTGTCTGGAGAGGAGGCCATGGAAGTAGCAGACGCAGGGCTATGGTCAGACAGTGACCCCTTGAGAACCATTGATCCTAACCTTGACCTCCACACGACCTCTGACCCCTCCTCAGGCTCCACCCAGACCAAACCCACCCTGCCCCTCGGCCTAAAGAGGGACCTCACCCGACACATCGGCTCCAAGACCAAGAGCGGCAGCCATGAGCCCAATCTGAACATAGCGCGGCGGATCAGGAACGTGAGCGGGACGAGGAGAGGGGATGCGGAGAAGGATTTGGGGCTGAAGCCAACGTTAAGACAGCTCATCAGTTCGTCGGGGTCACGACGCTGTGTCAACTGGGACCAGGTGTACCAGGAAGTCCACAGGAAGAAGCAGCAGCAGGGGAAAGGCATGCCCAG GTTTGGTATCGAGATGGTGTCCTGTGACCAGGAGGGGGAAGAGGTTCCTCTGGCCGAGGGGTTTCAGTGGGAGACCCTCTTCGGCCTCGGAGACTCTGGACCCGCCTTCGCCCCAGTGACTCCTCGCAAGCGCAGCCTCTCGGAGAGTAGCGTGGCTCCAGACCGCTCGACCgccaacctctcctctctcttcggGGGTCAGACACCTGGTCAGGCGATTCCAGGAGAGAGGGCACCCGGAGATGGGGCTGGAAGGGAAGTGAGATGCAGCTCAGACCAGCAAAGCTCCTCGTTCTTCAGAGACCTCCAGCAGCCTAAAGTGGAGGGGACACCGTGTGAAGACAGCGCACAGAGAGAAGTACAGGGGCCACTACCAGAGGGGCCCCCAGGGTTCGAGCCGAGACCTGACTCCGTGATAGGGGACAGCAGCTCGGGGACGGAGCAGACCGACACGCAGGGAGCCAGGATGAAACGACGTGCAGCTGGGGACATTGCATGTCCTGAAATCCCTCATTCAGAGAGGAAGAATAAAAGAATGAAGGTCAAGTCCAAAAAAG AGCGTCTACAGGTGGACCATCTCCTTGCTGTGTCTCTGAGAGAGGAGGATCTGAGCCGGTCTCTACAAGGGGTCGACAACAGCCTGATCCAGGCCAGGGCTGCTCTACAGGCTGCCTACATGGAGGTCCAGCGCCTCCTAGTGGTCAAACAGCAG GTTTCCATGGAGATGAGTACTCTCAGAAGGAAGCGTATTGAGTTGCTCCAAGGGATACAAG GTGGTGTTGAGAGCCTTTCCCTGCCCAGAGTGAAGAGCTGTGAAGAGGAGATGCCTTTAGAGATGCCCCCGTCCCTGCTGTCGCCTCTAACAGAACCCCTTGTCGCCAGTCCCAACCAGgttcccctctacctccccccctGCTCCACGCCCCCCTCCCTGTCCCCGAGCCACCAGACCCACCCCCAGCCTATCACACAGTCAGTAGTTATCAAGCAGGAGCCCCTGTCCCCTGGTAGGGTGACCACTAAGACTGAGGATGCGGAGAGCGCAGTGACCGTTCACCACGGCTCTCACAGCACCACGTCAGATCCCACGCCCATCCCTACAGCCCCTCACGCAG ATTGTGCCGCCAGCTGCCAACCGGTCCGAGGGAGGAAGTCTGAGCGTCACAGAGTCAGCAGAGAGCTCTCTCAAGAGGGCAGCAGTCTACCCGTAGGAGCATGTGTAGAATGGAAGGACCCCTCGGCAGGTTCACCAGGCCTGGTCCAGTCGGGAGAGAGGGGTGTTCAGGTTACCACAGCAGACAGGGGTAACTTCAAGTCCCACCCAGCCCCACTGTCAGGCCAATCCAGCCGCAAGAGCTCCAGAGCTGGGATCCAGGACCTAGAAACCTCCCCCGTCCCAGCCCCACTGTCAGGCCAATCCAGCCGCAAGAGCTCCAGAGCTGGGATCCAGGACCTAGAAACCTCCCCCGTCCTTCCTCTGTCCAACGCGCCGCCTCAGGCGGAGGTGAAGACCATAAAGCGCGTGAGGAAGTTGAAGAAGAAGAGGGTGCTAAGGAAGGCCAAGGGGGAGGAGCAACAGCTTGACAACAGCGACACAGAACTGGAGGCGGAGACTACCTTCTCCCGACCCGTCAGACTCATCGGAACCCGCAGGAAACCCAACGGCGGATGCCGGCCCCAGGTCACCACATCCTCCTCCACGTCTAGCCCGCCCGGAACatcagaggacaggggagagcgtCCAGGACCACCGAGGTCTCCAGCCACGAGACCCGAGGAGAGGCAGGATGACTCCGACTCCTCTCTGGAGATGGTCGTGCTCCCCCATGCAGCTCCAGGTGAGGTGGTCACCATTGACACCTCTGGTCCAGAGGATGGAGACATGGACATCTGCCCCCGGCCACAGCCCGCTGTCTCACCCCCAGCCCCAGACACACTGAAGACGGAGCCCCAGAAGCTGGCCTGCAATGAGGTGACCTCCACAAGCGAGATGGATGGTAGCTCTGTTGGCAAGAG TGAAGTCCAGCTTCCCCCGACATCTGTCAAGCTGTCCAAGACTTCCTCAG ATCTGTCTCTGGACGGGTCGTCGGAGCCCGGGGGGGAGGATCTGCCATCTGAGGGGATGTTTGAGGGTCACCAGGAGACTGTTAATGCCATGCAGGTCCACATGGGTCTACTCTATACCTGTTCTGGAGACCGCACTGTTAGAGCCTTCAGCCTGGTG AGCCGTGAGTGTGTGGCTGTGTTTGAGGGCCACAGCACCAAGGTCAACTGTTTGCTGGTTTCTTCTGGACCAGGTCTTCAACAACGACTTTACTCTGGCTCCAGTGACCAGACTATCCGCTGCTACAACCTCAGA TCCAGGGAGTGTGTGGATCAGTTCTCTCTCCCAGACCGGGTTCTTTGCCTCCACAACCGTTGGAAAGTTCTGTACGCTGGCCTAGCTAACGGCTCCGTGGTCACCTTCAGCATCAAG ACCAACAAGCAGCTGGATGTGTTCGAGTGTCACGGGCCGCGGGCGGTGAGTTGCCTAGCGACAGCCCAGGAAGGAGCTCGCCGCATCCTATTGGTCGGGTCCTACGACAGCACCATTAGCATCCGGGATGCCAAGAGTGGCCTGTTGCTACGGACTCTCGAGGGACACACCAAGACAGTACTATGTATGAAGGTAGTCAATGACCTGGTCTTCAGTGGCTCCAGTGACCAGTCGGTCCATGCACACAATATACAC actggAGAGTTGGTGCGTATCTATAAAGGACATAGTCATGCTGTCACAGTGGTGGCCATCCTGGGGAAGGTGATGGTCACTGCCTGTCTTGACAAACTGGTCCGCGTCTACGAGCTACag tcaCATGATCGTCTGCAGGTGTACGGTGGACACACGGACATGGTGATGTGTATGGCAATCCACAAGAATATG ATCTACACTGGTTGCTATGACGGCAGTGTGCAGGCGGTCAAACTGAACCTGATCCAGAACTATCACTGTCGG TGGCATGGCTGTTCTCTGATCtaa